One window of the Nicotiana tabacum cultivar K326 chromosome 4, ASM71507v2, whole genome shotgun sequence genome contains the following:
- the LOC142179810 gene encoding uncharacterized protein LOC142179810, translated as MGNGKTESSNKSILNIMKKKLEDAKGLWPELLPEVLWAYPTTPKTSKEETPYSLVYGTDAVIPVEVGDPSLRYSHESGPRNNESRRQELDEAEERRDMAYTRMIAQKQQAEHYYNKKEKIRPLKVADYVLKAKTQASKDPQEGKLGTNWDGPYKITATANKGSFQLETMEGKLLPNN; from the coding sequence ATGGGCAACGGGAAAACGGAATCCTCCAATAAatcaatactgaacatcatgaagaaaaagcttgAAGACGCCAAAGGACTATGGCCGGAGTTATTACCAGAAGTGCTTTGGGCCTACCCTACAACGCCGAAGACGAGCAAAGAAGAGACGCCCTACTcattagtctatgggactgatgcggtaataccggtcgaagtcggagaTCCCAGTTTGAGATATTCCCATGAGAGCGGGCCGAGGAATAATGAAAGTAGAAGGCAAGAGCTCGACGAAGCTGAAGAACGGAGAGATATGGCCTACACAAGGATGATCGCCCAAAAACAACAGGCAGAGCACTATtataacaaaaaggaaaagatcaGACCACTCAAAGTCGCGGACTACGTGCTcaaagccaaaacacaagcaagcaaagacccgCAGGAAGGCAAActgggaacaaattgggacggTCCATACAAAATCACAGCAACAGCAAACAAAGGGTctttccaactagaaacaatggaaggaaaactactaccaaacaactga